The window GAAGTCCTTCCTCTAGAGTAAGGTTTCTTACGGCTTCTTTTTCGGCTTTATGGTAATATTTGGAAACCAAATCACCAATCTCCTCCAATTCTTCCTCGGAAAAGGAGGCTTTTATTTCTTCCTTGATCGCAGCAAAGGCTTCGCTACGTTCCTTTTTGGATGAACCTGCTTTGGCCACTTCGTAAACTTTGTCGTAAGCCATGTCGTGGATTTTCTTTTCCAGATCGGCATCTTCGGCTTCGGGCTCGTACTCACGAACTTCTTTTTTACCAAAAGCTTCAGCCAATTTTACTTGGGCGGCACATTGTACTTTGATAGCTTCGTGGGCAAATTTGATGGCTTCTACCATCTCCTCTTCGGAAATCTCGCTCATTTCTCCTTCTACCATCATCACAGAATCTGCGGATGCACCGATCATCATATCGATGTCCGATTCTTCAAGTTGGGCTCTGGTTGGGTTGATAATGAGCTCGCCATTGACTCTACCTACGCGTACCTCAGAAATAGGGCACTCAAAAGGAAGGTCCGATAGTTGGATGGCTGCGGAAGCGGCCAATCCAGCCATTGCATCGGGCATCACTTCTTCGTCGTGCGACATGAGTTGGATCATGACCTGTGTCTCGGAATGGTAATCCTTGGGGAACAAAGGTCTCAATACCCTATCCACCAAACGCATGGTCAATACTTCACCATCGCTCGGTCTGGCCTCTCTTTTGAAGAAACCACCTGGGTAACGTCCTGCCGCAGCAAATTTTTCACGATAATCAACGGTAAGTGGCAAAAAGTCCACATCCGAAGCTTTGTAATTGGAGACAACGGTGCATAATAACATACACTTGCCTGATTGGACAACAACAGAACCGTGGGCCTGTTTTGCCAGTTTTCCGGTTTCGATAGAAATCTCTCTACCGTCGCCAAGGTCTATGACCTCTCTGAATGTCTTTGGAATCATAAAAATAATCTTACCCTGCCTTATGGCGGGGTCGTTAAACATTTGGTCTACCGCCATCCGGGCGGTCGGGTTGTGTTGTTGTTGTGTGTGCCTTGGAGGCACTTGACCAATGAAAAACTATTTGTAGCTTTTTGTGTTTGCCCGGTTGCCCGGGACTTTTGGGTGATCGGAACACGTCCAATCAAAACAAAGGGGAAGCCAAAGCCTCCCCGATTGTTTTTATTTTCTAATATTCAATTCCTTGATCAAGGAACGATATTTTTCAATGTCTTTTTTCTTTAGGTAATCCAAAAGACTACGTCTTTTACCTACCAATGCCACCAAAGAACGCTCGGTGTTGTAATCCTTGTGGTTCCTTTTAAGGTGACCTGTCAAATGGTTGATACGGTGCGTGAACAATGCAATTTGTCCTTCCGTAGAACCGGTGTTGCTCTCAGAGCCGCCGTATTTCTTGAAAATTTCGGCTTTTACTTCTTTTGTTAAATACATTCCAATATTTTTTTAAATGATTTTTATGTATTGATTGTCAGTTCCTTTGCGGTGCTCAGGTTGAGCAATCAGCCTGCAAAGATAAACTCTTTTTCCTAATCTACGAATTTTAATGGGAAATTAAACCTTTTCCCAAAGTTTCTATCCAAGAAGCAAACCTATAAATTCAATCAGTATGAAAAAGAGACTAAAATCAATCCATTTAACTGGAATCGCTTCTTTGCTTACGGGTACCTTATTATTAATGTTTGTATCCTGCAGCAAAGATTCCTCAAATGAGGAGGAACTCACCACTGCGGAGGTCATGTCGGCCACAGAGCTACAATTTAGTGACGAAACGGATATGATCACCGAAGAAATTATGAGCATTGCCGAAGATGTATACGCCACGGAAGAGATTGCTGCCACTTCAAAAGAGAATTATAGTTCGGATTATCTGCCGGATTGCGTTACCGTATCGGTCGTTTTGAACCAAGGCATGAGAGAGGTTACCCTAGATTTCGGGGAAGGATGTGAGCTGCCCACCGGAAATTTGGTCAGTGGAAAGGTGAACCTTAGCTATGTCTTGGATTTGGAAGCTGCTTCCAATAGGGTGGAACTGACCCTGGAGGATTTTACGTTTAACGATGTTTTGGTAGAAGGTGATGCCACTATTGTGAGGGTGCGAAGCAATGAAAGCGGAAATCCACAGGGAACGGCCAACGCTACTTTTGTGGCTACATGGCCCAACGGGGATACAGCTTCTTTTACAGGTACCCGGAACCGGGAATGGATTGAAGGATTCGGTACGGGGTTTTGGGGCGATAATGTGTTCCTGATCACTGGAAAGCGCACCTATATCAGTAGGGCAGGGAATGAATTTGTTAAAGAAGTGATTACTCCTTTGCGACGGGAACTGTCTTGTCGATTTATTGTAAGTGGCGTTTTGGATATTTCTCGTTTGGGGAATACCGCGCGTCTCGATTTTGGTGATGGTAGTTGCGATGCCAAAGGTACGCTTACTTATGCTGATGGCACCGAAGAAGAAGTGTATCTACGACGGTTTAGGAAATAATTCTCAAGTAAAAGGTACTCGACGGCGCTCGAACCGACAGCAAATGAAAAAGCCCCGATTTCGGGGCTTTTATTATTCTCTTATGGGTTGATTCGTGATCAAATCTATGTACAGGTTGATTTTTTTCTTCAAATCGCGTCGATGTGTGATAAAATCCAAGAAACCATGTTCTTTCAAAAATTCCGCAGTTTGGAAACCTTCTGGAAGGTCTTTCCCTGTGGTGTCTTTTACCACTCTGGGCCCTGCAAAGCCTATCAAGGCACCTGGTTCGGCAATGTTGATGTCACCAAGCATGGCGTAGGACGCCGTGGTTCCCCCCGTTGTAGGGTCGGTGCACAAAGAAATATATGGAATCTTGGCTTCGGCCAATTGTGCCAGCTTTGCCGAGGTTTTGGCCAACTGCATCAAGGACAGGGCGGCTTCCATCATACGGGCGCCTCCTGATTTGGAAATCATTACAAAAGGAATCTTTTTCCTCTTCGCCACATCTATGGCCCTTGATATTTTTTCGCCGACAACGCTCCCCATAGATCCCCCGATAAAGGCGAAGTCCATACAGGCGACCACAATATCCTTTCCTTGGGATTTACCGACTGCTGTTCTAACGGCATCCTTCAATCCCGTTTTTTTCTGGGCGGCCTGCAAACGGTCCGAGTATTTTTTGGTATCCACAAACTTCAAGGGGTCCTTGGAAGTCATTTTGGTATCCAGCTCACGGAACTTGTTATCGTCAAAAAGAATCTCAAAGTATTCTTTACTGCCTATTCGAACATGGTAATCATCCTCTGGACTTACATAAAAGTTTTTGGCCAAATCTTCGGCCTCCACAATCTTACCGGTAGGGGATTTGTACCACAGCCCTTTTGGGGTGTCTTTCTTCTCCTCCGTAGCGGTCTGTATTCCTTTTTCCTTTCTTTTAAACCAAGACGACATGCAATCAATATTTAATTAAACAAAGGATTATAGGGTGTTCACGTTGTTCAAATCTTCAAAAGCCTTTTTTAAGCGGGCAATAAAGGTTTTTTCACCTTCGCGAAGCCAAACACGTGGGTCGTAATACTTTTTGTTGGGTTGGTCTTCACCCTCTGGGTTTCCAATTTGGGCTTGTAGGTAATCTGCTTTTCCTTGGATATAGTCCCTAACTCCTTCCAAAAATGCGTATTGCAGATCGGTGTCGATATTCATTTTGATGACCCCATAACCGATAGCTTCGCGGATTTCCTCCACTGTGGAACCGGAACCTCCGTGGAATACAAAGTCGATATGATTGTGCTCTACTCCGTATTTTTCTGTAATGAACTCTTGGGAGTTTTTCAAGATTTTTGGTGTCAATTTTACGTTTCCAGGTTTGTATACCCCGTGAACGTTACCAAATGCAGCTGCTATGGTAAATCTATGGCTTACTTTGGAAAGTTCCTCATAAGCGTAGGCTACTTCTTCGGGCTGGGTGTATAATTTGGAATCGTCCACATCCGTATTATCCACACCATCTTCTTCACCTCCAGTGATTCCCAATTCAATCTCCAAAGTCATATCCATTTTGCTCATGCGCTCCAGATACTTTTTGCAGATTTCAATATTTTCCTCGAGGGGTTCTTCGGAAAGGTCGATCATATGCGAACTGAACAAGGATTTTCCAGTTTCTTTATAATGTTGCTCACTAGCGTCCAAAAGCCCATCGATCCAAGGCAACAGTTTCTTGGCACAGTGGTCGGTATGAAGAATCACGGTAGCTCCATAAGCCTCGGCCAATTGGTGTACATGTTTTGCCCCCGCAACGGCTCCCAAAATGGCAGCTTGTTGGTTTTCGTTGGAAAGTCCTTTACCAGCATTGAATTGGGCCCCTCCATTGGAAAATTGAATGATTACGGGAGAGTTTAGTGTGGCAGCGGTTTCCATGACGGCATTGATGCTGTCCGATCCGATTACATTAACGGCCGGAAGTGCATATCCGTTGGCTTTGGCATGGTTGAAAATTGCTTGTACTTCATCCCCGGTAGCAACGCCGGGCTTTATATTGTGGGACATAGTTTAAATTGGTTTCGAATTAAATAGGAAACAAAAGTAATAAAATATTTGCTCTAGAAGGGATAATTGATCCCGATGTTAAATACCGCTCTTTTAAAGTTGTACCCATCGAACCAACGATCCGAACCCTCTCTGGCGGGATTGTAGGTTTTGAATCCTACATCCAACCTGAATACAAAATAGGTAAAGTCGTACCGCAAGCCCAATCCCGTACCCAGTGCAATATCGGCCAATGAGGAGAATCCGCTGAAAATGGCTTCTGGGTTGTTCTCGTTATCGAATACGTTCCAAATATTCCCGGCATCGGCAAATAGCGCCCCTTTTACGTCTCCGGCAATGGGGAATCGATATTCCAGATTTAAGGCCAGTTTTAGGTTGGCTTCGTTAAAGTCATTGATGTTGTTGGTTCTACCCGGGCCAAGTTCGTAGGCATTCCATGCACGGTTGTCGTTGGAGCCACCGGCAAAGTAACTTCGTACAAAGGGAATATTGTCTGCATTGCCGTAGGGAATCGCAATTCCGGAGAAACTTCGAAAAGCTATGACCTGACCGCCTCCAATGCTCCAATGGCGAATGTAATCGAATTCTGTTTTTACATATTGGGAAAAGGGTACGCCGAAAACAAGGTTTTGGCCTTGGTCGTTTTGGTTGTAGGGAATTACATTGGTGAGCAGGGAAAGCATAGCGCCCGCACTTTCCAGTTTGATGCGATATTGGTAAAAATCCAAATCGTTGATTCCGGATTTGCTGTTTTTGGTATGGGTAAAGTTACTGGCAAAAATGAGGTTGTTTTCCGTTAGTCGTCTACGTCTTTCGGCAATGCTGTTCACTTGCTCAAAATCGTCGTTGCTCACTGGGATTTCGCCATCCAGCACACGACGCACAAAGGTATTTGCTCCAGTAGGAATGTTCAATCGGGGATCCTCGCCCTCTTCATCCACGGGATTGAACAAATCCGCATACTGAGGGTCGTCCTGAAAGGCATCAGCGATGTCATCCAAATTGGAAAATGTATTCCGGTAGACGTTGAAAAAATTGTTTGGGTTCACGTTGCGCACAAACTCAACGTTTATCAGTTCTATATTGTTCTTTAATCGTTCCGTGGGAGACCAGTTGAACGACAAGACGGAGTTAAGGGACTGTTTGTCCAGACCAATGTTCTTTTGAAAATTCGTACCCGCCGATAGTCGGCTCTGTGGCAGCATGTAGTATGGAATAATCCTCTCGGTGTTGAAGGGCAGCCAGATCCTTGGGAATGTAATATTGATGTCACCACCAAGTTCGGAGGTAAAGGTTTCGTTGGACAAGGATGCGTCGCTTAAAAGACCAATGGAACCACGAGCGGAGACATTCAAGGTTTCCGCACCGCCGAATACATTTCTGGTAATTACACCAGCGCTAAATGCAGTTCCCACCCTTTGAATGTTCGAATGGGTTACGTCAAAATTGAGGTTTAACGAGTATTTGGGTTTTGCAGCTAGGTAAATATTCGATTCCAAATGGGTGTGTGTGGAATCGGGTATAAACTCAACGTTCGGATACTTAAAGGTATTGAGGTTCGTAATCTGCCTGTAGGTGCGAATACGGTCCAAATCCCTGTAGATACTATCTTTTTCAAAGAAAACGGCATCCGTAAGTGCTTTTGGCCTGTACTTTAATTTTCCTTTATAGTAAATGTTGTAATTCTCGTATTCCACTTTTTGCAAGGTGTCCGTGCCGCCACCAATATCGTAATCCGCATAAATGTTGATTTCTTTATGTCGTGCCACTTTATAGGGCATGCTGGTGTCGGTGCTGTCGTTGGTACTTCGGAATTTTTTGATGTTCAACTGTACATCCATCAATTGGTCGTTCGCAGCGAGGGTGGTATCCCGTAAGATATTATAGTTGATGGAGCTTTCCTGAAAATTGTAGACTCCCGAATTCCGGAAAAGATTGGTCAACCGCTCCCGTTCCAAGGTGAATTTTTCCAAATCAAATTGTTCTCCCTGTTTCACAAGGCTACTGCGCTCGGCATTTTTATAAATGGAATCCAACTCGGGCGAGGTGATGTTTTTTTGAATGGTGTCCACTATATAGGGCTTGTTCAGTGTCACACGATATTCAATTTGTGCCTTTCTACTGTTCTTTCCGGGGATGATTTCGTATTCCCCTGAGTTGTTGAAGTATCCCTTGGTATTGTAGTACGCCTCTAACTTACTGACAGATTTGTTTGTTTTTGAAGTGTCGATAATCGCCGGAGGTTCCCCGATACGTTTGAGAAATTCGCTCGCACCCTTTACCATGAAGGATTCCCTCAGGCGGTTTACTTGCTTTTCGGAGAGCAGATTGTTCAGGCGTTTTTCCCTTTTTTCTTTTCGGTTCAGCCAATCTTCAAAGGAAGAGTCAGGATTTTCTTTGGCAAGGTTATAGAGGTTCAGCTTTAAAGGGTACCCCAGTAGGCTGCTGTTGGGTTTTTGGGTGATAAGACCTTTTATTTCGCTGCTGGTCACTTTTTCGTCATCGACCAGAATGGTGTTTTTGGTGAGCAATAGTTCATCCTCCCCAACCTTTTTTAAGGTATTGCAACCCAAAATGCTTAGCAAAAGCAACAATAATCCTATTTTTGCCCAGTTGCACGATACACCAAAACCACTCATAGACGCCAAAAATACACGATTTAGATGGTTACAAAAAACCAAATTAAACTAGTTGTAAGCTTGAAGCAAAAAAAGTACCGATCTCAACACGGTCTTTTTGTAGTGGAAGGCGAAAAGGTGGTTCGGGAACTGATGGAGGCCACTGTAAAGCCCTTTGCGCTCTTTGTTGATGATTCAACCCTTTTGAAAAAGTTTGAAGATGCAGAGTTGGTTCCGCCCCAAGTGTTGAAACAAATGAGCAGTTTGACCCATCCCAGCGGTATTTTGGGTGTTTTTCACATGATGGAGCGCAGGGATAAAACCAAAGCGGATTGGACTGTGGTGTTGGACGCGGTTAGAGACCCGGGGAATTTGGGCACTATCATCCGATTGTGCGATTGGTTCGGTGTAGATGAATTGGTTTGCTCTTCGGATACCGTAGATTGCTACAATCCCAAAGTGCTGCAGGCGACCATGGGTTCCATTGCACGGGTTTCCGTTACCTATACCAATATTGCTGACTATCTGAGTGAATCGGAACGTCCGATATATGGTGCCTATATGGACGGGGCCTCTGTTTATCGCACCAATTTGGGTGAAAATGGCATTTTGGTGATGGGCAATGAAGCTAATGGTATTTCGGAAGAAATCGGCAAGTTGATTACCGAGCGGATATCGATTCCGCAATTTGGTGTTTCCACCACCGAAAGTTTGAACGTCGCCACTGCAACGGCCATCCTATTGAACGAAATCCGAAGAGGATAGCTTATTCAAAGGTAAAGTTGATGAAAATGCCCCTTGTTCGCATGGCTGCTATGTTTCCGGTCCATGGGCTATTTGGGTCATTGTCGGGAACCAGTTCATCCGTCAGCGCAAAAACGCCACGAATGGATGGGGTAAATTTGAAATATTCGGTGTAGAGATCAATCCCGAATCCCAGTTCATACCCATACACATTCTGTTTCATACGGAATTGCCCCGTGCTGTTGTCGTCCAAGCTGTCTTCATTGCTCCCAAGATTGATGGACGTGTACACCCCAGCTGTGATGAATGGTTTCCAGTTCCCGATTCTCCGGGTGCTGGCCTTGATCAACAGTGGAAATCGAATGTAGGTAGACCGTACCTCACGAATGGCATCGGCTTGATTAGTAAAACCGGGAAAACCCAAAGTTCGGGCTGTGTAAAGTAGGCCAGGCTCAAACCGCGCATCCAAAAACTCGTTGATTCGCAGTTCACCAATCAACCCCACATTGAAACCAAAACTCTTATCCACCAAAATATCCCTTCCTATGTCCTCTTTGTATTCAAACTGGAAATCGTATTGGTTAAAACCGAGATAGTACCCCCAATTCAGGAATTTTTTGTCTTCGTTCTGAAGGTTCAATATTGGATCGCCTCCAAACTGGGCTTGGGCCATTGGGCATGATAGTACAATCAGTCCAAAGAAAATCAGGAGATTTTTCATCAATCTATTTTGAAGCAACATAAATGGATGCTACACCCATTGTCTGTGGTTTGTTCTCTACTCCTATAAACCCAATTTTCCTCAAAATATTGTTGAAAGCCTCCCCATGTGGAAAAACAGACGCCGATTCGCTCAAATAGGTGTAGGCCGATCTGTCCTTGGAGAATAGTTTGCCAATGGAGGGCATAATATGTTTGGTGTAGATGTTGTACCCTTGTTTAAATGGAGTTTTTGTGGGAACGGAGGTTTCCAATACCACAAAATGTCCTTTTGGCTTGAGTACCCTGTAAATTTCTTCCAGTCCTTTTTCCAGGTCCTCGAAATTACGTACCCCAAAGGCAACGGTAATCGCGTCAAAGGAGTTGTCCTCAAAGGGCAGGTTCTCGCTATCGCCCACCACCATTTCAATGGTGCTGTCCAGTTGTTTATGGGCCACTTTGTGTTTTCCAACTTCCAACATCCCGGGGGAGAGGTCGAGGCCCACAATTTTTTCGGCCCCTGTTTTGGCCATGGCAATGGCCAGATCCCCGGTTCCCGTTGCGATATCCAAAATAGAGTTAGGGGATTTATCCTTTAAAAAGGCCACGATGCGCTTACGCCATTTAACATCTGTTCCAAAGGAAATTACACGGTTGAGACCATCATAGCTTCCCGAAATATTATCGAACATTTGCCTTACCTGCTCTTTTTTACCAAGCTCCGATTCTTTGTACGGGGTTACCTTTTTCGACATTACTTCAATTTGATCGCAAATATACAACTTAGGTTAGGGGATGAAGACAAAAATATTTGTGTAATTTTGCCCCCTGACGGAATTTATTTTCCCGTAGTTGTTTAAAAGTATGGACTTTACGTTGGGCGTACCAATCCTTGCACAAGTTGTATGTTGCAAATTGAACTTATTTAAGAACACATCCTATTCTAATCCATGAGAATCATTATTGCAGGTGCTGGTGAAGTGGGATTTCATTTGGCAAAATTAATGTCTTACGAAGCGCAGGAAATTACCCTGATCGATACCGATAAGGAACGACTGTCCTATGCGGATAACCATTTGGACATTCGGGTGCTTCGCGGCGATGCGACCTCTATCCAGGTTTTGCAGGATGCCCAAGTGGACGGTTCGGACCTTGTGATCGGGGTTACGGCATCGGAGACCACCAATTTGACCTTGTGTGTTCTTGCGAAGCAGTTGGGTTGCAAGCGGACCATGGCGCGTATATCCAATACCGAGTTTATGGACAACCGGGAACTGATCAAGTTTGAGCAGCTGGGCATCGATGAACTGATTTCTCCCGAGCGACTTGCCGCCATGGAAATCCAGTTGATGCTCAATCAGTCCGCTTTTAACGATACCTACCAATTCGAAGAAGGTCTGTTGACCATGTTTGGGGTAATTCTGCCCAAAACCGCGCCTTTTGTTGGTAAAATGGTCAAGGAAGCCGCACGAATTTTCCCGGAACTCAATTTTATGCCCATAGCCCTGCAGCGTACGGGTACGCAGTTCACCTTGATTCCGCGTGGAGATACCGTCTTCAAAGAAGGCGATCAGGTGTATTTTATTACTTCTGACAAAGGGGTAGAGGAGTTGTACAAACTTTCGGGGATGCAAAAACAGGACATCAAAAATGTGATGATCTTGGGAGGAAGCAAAGTCGGTTTTAAAACGGCACGCGACCTTTGCAACAAAAGATTCAATGTTAAATTGATCGAAAAGAACAAGGAAAAGGCCTTTGATATTGCCGACGAACTACCGCATGCCTTGGTTATAAACGGAGACGGGCGGAATGTGGAACTCCTGGAAGAGGAGAACCTCGAATCCATGGATGCCTTTATTGCGGTAACGGGGAACTCCGAAACCAATATTATGTCCTGCTTGGTGGCCAAGAACAAAAAGATCAAGAAGACCATCGCCTTGGTGGAAAATATGGATTACTTTCAGTTGTCCCACTCTATTGGAGTTGACACGTTGATCAATAAAAAGCTCCTTGCCGCCAATAGTATTTTCAGATACATCCGTAAGGGCGAGGTATTGGCCTTGACCCGGTTGAACAATTTAAATGCCGAGATATTGGAGTTTGAAGTGAAAGCTACCTCCTTGGTGAACGGAGAGATTATCCGAGAATTGAATTTTCCCAGAGAGGCCAGTATCGGTGGGGTTATCAGAAATGGGGAAGGGATTATTGCCCTTGGTGATTTTAGGATCATGGAAGGGGACAAGGTTGTGGTCTGCTGCTTGCCCAAAGCCATTCCACGGATAGAAAAGCTGTTCCTCTAATGAAGCTCAATACACAGATCATTATCCATATTATGGGGCTATTGTTGCTTTGCAATGGTTCCTTTATGCTTTTGGCCGCTTTGGCAAGCGGTATCTACAAAGACGGCGTTACCATGGATATTATGCTTGCCGCTATTGTTACCATGCTTTTTGGAATCATGGCCATGTTCTACACCCGTGGTCATAAAAAAGAGGTCAAAAGGAAGGAAGGATACATTGTTGTGACCTTTGGTTGGATCATTATGTCGATATCGGGAACCCTGCCCTACCTATTTTCCGGGGCCATACCTTCCATTACCGACGCTTTTTTTGAGACCATGTCCGGCTACACCACTACAGGAGCTTCTATTCTGGATGATATTGAGGCCCTCCCCGAAGGTATTTTACTTTGGCGAAGCCTTACGCACTGGATCGGGGGAATGGGGATCATTGTTCTGGCCATAGCCATATTGCCGTTGTTGGGTATTGGGGGAATGCAGTTGTTCGCTGCTGAAGCGCCTGGCCCGGGCGGTGACAAGCTCCACCCTAGGATTACCGATACCGCAAAGCGTCTGTGGCTGATTTATTTTGGTTATACCGTATTGGAAAGTTTACTGCTCAAATTTGCGGGAATGTCCTTTTTTGATGCCATCAACCATGCCTTGGCAACCATGTCCACTGGAGGTTTTTCTACCAAAAATGCCAGTTTGGCCTATTGGAACGACCAACCCTTGATTCAGTATATCGTTATCCTGTTTATGTTTTTGGCAGGAAGTAATTTTGTACTTAGTTATTTTGCGCTTACGGGTCGCGGACAGCGTATTTTAAGGGATGAGGAATTCAAATATTATTTTGGGTTTATCGTGATATTTACACTGATTGTTGCTTTGGGCGTTTACTTCAAAGCAAATGTTCCGGTGTCCGATTTTCACCCCATGATTTTTGGGGAGGCCGAAAGTGCCTTTAGGCATAGTCTTTTTCAGGTGATAGCGGTTATTACCACCACGGGTTTTGTCTCGGCAGATTTTACCTCGTGGACCCCGTTTTTGACCGTTTTCTTTTTTGGTTTGATGTTCCTCGGAGGGTCTGCGGGCTCCACGGCAGGGGGAATCAAGGTGATGCGGCACTTGCTCATCATCAAAAATGGAATTTTGGAGTTTAAGCGTACCCTCCATCCCAACGCCGTGATTCCTGTTCGATACAATCAAAAGACGGTAACGGAGCATATCGTGTATAATGTAATCGCCTTTTTCGTGCTCTACATGCTGCTGTTTATCATTGGGTCGTTGGTGCTTGGTTTTCTGGGATTGGACTTTGTTTCTGCCGTGGGTGGTTCGGCCTCTTCTCTGGGCAATGTGGGTCCTGCTTTGGGTAGTTTGAACCCAGTGAGTAACTATAACAGTCTTCCGGCAGCTGGAAAATGGTGGTGTGGCTTCTTAATGCTATTGGGCCGATTGGAACTCTTTACTGTGCTGATTGTCCTTACCCCTTATTTCTGGAAAAAGACCTAAGTTCATCGAACCCTTTCAAAAACAATCGTTTTTAATTTGATGCACTGTGTTAATCAAAAAGGATAACAACGGATGGCATTGAACAGCAAGTCAATGTGTCTAAGTTAAAATCCGAGGAAGAATTTACCCACTACGGAAAGGTCAACCCAATGTTGAGGCCCCTTTCAA is drawn from Flagellimonas sp. MMG031 and contains these coding sequences:
- a CDS encoding potassium transporter TrkG, which gives rise to MKLNTQIIIHIMGLLLLCNGSFMLLAALASGIYKDGVTMDIMLAAIVTMLFGIMAMFYTRGHKKEVKRKEGYIVVTFGWIIMSISGTLPYLFSGAIPSITDAFFETMSGYTTTGASILDDIEALPEGILLWRSLTHWIGGMGIIVLAIAILPLLGIGGMQLFAAEAPGPGGDKLHPRITDTAKRLWLIYFGYTVLESLLLKFAGMSFFDAINHALATMSTGGFSTKNASLAYWNDQPLIQYIVILFMFLAGSNFVLSYFALTGRGQRILRDEEFKYYFGFIVIFTLIVALGVYFKANVPVSDFHPMIFGEAESAFRHSLFQVIAVITTTGFVSADFTSWTPFLTVFFFGLMFLGGSAGSTAGGIKVMRHLLIIKNGILEFKRTLHPNAVIPVRYNQKTVTEHIVYNVIAFFVLYMLLFIIGSLVLGFLGLDFVSAVGGSASSLGNVGPALGSLNPVSNYNSLPAAGKWWCGFLMLLGRLELFTVLIVLTPYFWKKT